The genomic DNA AACGCCTCGATCAGCTTGACGCGCTTGGTGAGGCGCTTGAGCTTGGTCTCGGAGTTGGTGGAGCCGATTTCTTCCTTCAGGCGCACGACTTCGCCCGGCAGGTCGAGCGACTTCAGCAGCTCGTACACCGCCTCGGCGCCCATGCGCGCGTCGAACTCGTCGCCGTGTTCTTCGACGGCTTCGAGGTACTGGTCTTCGCTGAGCAGCTGGCCGCGCTCAAGCGAGGTCATGCCCGGATCGATCACCACGAAGGCTTCGAAGTACAGGATGCGCTCGATGTCACGCAGGGTCATGTCCAGCATCAGGCCGATGCGCGACGGCAGCGACTTGAGGAACCAGATATGCGCGGTCGGGCTGGCCAGCTCGATGTGACCCATGCGCTCGCGACGGACCTTGGCCAGGGTGACCTCGGTGCCGCACTTTTCGCAGACCACGCCGCGGTGCTTCATGCGCTTGTACTTGCCGCACAGGCACTCGTAGTCCTTCACCGGGCCAAAGATGGCGGCGCAGAACAGGCCGTCACGCTCCGGCTTGAAGGTGCGGTAGTTGATCGTTTCCGGCTTCTTTACTTCGCCGTAGGACCAGGAACGGATCAGTTCCGGCGACGCCAGCGCGATCTTGATCGAGTCAAAATCGGGCGTAGCGCGCTGCTGGTTGAATAGATTGAGCAAATCTTTCATTGCATAAGCTCCTGTAACCCGCGGGTTACTTGATCTCTTCCAGGTCGAAGTCGATGCCGAGCGAACGGATTTCCTTCATCAACACATTGAAGGATTCCGGCATGCCGGCAGCCATCTCGTGGTTGCCATCGACGATGTTCTTGTACATCTGGTTGCGGCCCTGCACGTCGTCGGACTTCACCGTCAGCATTTCCTGCAGGGTGTAGGCCGCGCCGTAGGCTTCCAGCGCCCAGACTTCCATTTCGCCGAAGCGCTGACCGCCGAACTGCGCCTTGCCACCCAGCGGCTGCTGGGTCACGAGCGAGTACGGACCGGTGGAACGCGCATGCATCTTGTCGTCGACCAGGTGGTTCAGTTTCAGGTAGTGCATGTAGCCGACGGTGACCGGGCGATCGAACGCTTCGCCGGTACGACCGTCGAACAGCGTGGTCTGGCCCGACTCGGGCAGATCCGCCAACCGCAGCATCGCCTTGATTTCAGTTTCTTCCGCACCGTCGAACACCGGAGTGGCCATCGGCACGCCTTCCTGCAGGTTCGTCGCCAGGGCGATGATTTCCTGATCGGTCAGCGACTTCAGGTCGACGTGCTGTACGGCGCCGGCAACGTGGTGGTTGTAGATCTGGTCGAGGAACTCGCGGATCTGCGCCACCTTGGCCTGCGCCTCCATCATCTTCTGGATCTTGTGGCCCAGGCCCTTGGCGGCCCAGCCCAGATGCACTTCCAGAATCTGACCGATGTTCATACGCGAAGGCACGCCCAGCGGGTTCAGCACGATGTCGACCGGCATGCCATTGGCGGAGAACGGCATGTCCTCGACCGGCACCACGTTGGACACCACACCCTTGTTACCGTGGCGACCAGCCATCTTGTCGCCCGGCTGGATGCGGCGCTTCACGGCCAAGAACACCTTGACCATCTTGAGCATGCCCGGCGCGAGGTCGTCGCCCTGGGTGATCTTGGCCTGCTTTTCCTTGAAGCGCTTGTCGAATTCTTCCTTGTGGCGCTTGACCTGGTCGGAGGCGCGCTCGAGGAACTCGGTGACTTCCTCGTCCTTGACGTTGACCTTGAACCAGTCGTCCTTCTTCAGGCTATCGAGGTACTCGCCGGTGATTTCCACGCCGCGCTTCAGGCCACCCGGACCGCTCATCGCGACCTTGCCGAGCAGCTGCACGCGCATACGGTTGTAGATGGCGCCTTCGAGGATGCGGAACTGGTCGTCGAAGTCCTTGCGGATACGCTTGAGCTCGACTTCCTCGATCTGCTTGGCGCGCTTGTCCTTCTCGATACCGTCGCGGGTGAAGACCTGCACGTCGATGACGGTGCCGTCCATGCCCGGCGGCACGCGCAGCGAGCTGTCCTTCACGTCGGACGCCTTCTCGCCGAAGATCGCGCGCAGCAGCTTCTCTTCCGGCGTCAGCTGGCTTTCGCCCTTGGGCGTGACCTTGCCGACGAGGATGTCGCCTGCCTTCACTTCCGCACCGATGTACACGATGCCGGACTCGTCCAGACGCGCCAGCGCCTGCTCGCCCACGTTCGGGATATCGGCGGTGATTTCCTCGGCACCCAGCTTGGTGTCGCGTGCTGGGCAGGACAGCTCCTCGATATGAATCGAGGTGTAGCGGTCTTCCTGCACGACGCGCTCGGAGAGCAGGATCGAGTCTTCGAAGTTGTAGCCGTTCCACGGCATGAAGGCGATCAGCATGTTCTGGCCGAGCGCGAGCTCGCCCAGGTCGGTCGACGAACCGTCGGCCAACGTGTCGCCCTTCGCCACGATGTCACCGACGTTCACCAGCGGACGCTGGTTGAGGTTGGTGTTCTGGTTCGAACGGGTGTACTTGGTCAGCGTGTAGATATCGACGCCGGCATCGTTCTCGCCGACTTCTTCTTCGTGCACGCGCACCACGATACGGCCGGCGTCGACCTGGTCGATCACGCCACCGCGCTTGGCGCTGACGATAACGCCCGAGTCACGCGCCACGGCGCGCTCGATGCCGGTACCGACCAGCGGGGTCTGCGAACGCAGGGTCGGCACGGCCTGACGCTGCATGTTCGCGCCCATCAGCGCGCGGTTCGCGTCATCGTGCTCCAGGAACGGCACCAAGGCTGCCGCGACCGACACCGTCTGCATGGGCGAAACGTCCATGTAGTCGACCTCGGACGCCGGACGCAGCTCGGACTCGCCGCGGAAACGGCAGGACACGAAGTCTTCGATGAACGCGCCGTTCTTATCGAGCGGCGAGTTCGCCTGCGCGATCACGTGGTCGCCCTCTTCGATCGCCGACAGGTAATCGACCTTGTCGGTGACCTTGCCACCCGCGACCTTGCGGTACGGCGTCTCGAGGAAGCCATACGAGTTGGTGCGGGCGTAGACGGCCAGCGAGTTGATCAGACCGATGTTCGGGCCTTCAGGCGTTTCGATGGTGCAGACGCGGCCGTAATGGGTCGGATGCACGTCGCGCACCTCAAAGCCGGCGCGTTCGCGGGTCAGACCGCCCGGCCCAAGGGCCGAAACGCGGCGCTTGTGCGTCACTTCCGACAGCGGGTTGTTCTGGTCCATGAACTGCGAGAGCTGCGACGAACCGAAGAACTCCTTCACCGCTGCCGCGACCGGCTTGGCGTTGATCAGTTCCTGCGGGGTCAGGCCTTCGGATTCAGCCAGCGACAGACGCTCACGCACGGCGCGCTCGACGCGCACCAGGCCGATGCGGAAGGTGTTCTCGGCCATTTCGCCGACCGAACGCACGCGACGGTTGCCCAGGTGATCGATGTCGTCCACGGTGCCGTGGCCGTTCTTGATCTCGATCAGCACCTTGAGCACGTCGAGGATGTCGGAGGTGACACCCTGCTGCTGCACCAGGTTCTGCGCTTCTTCTTCCTTGCGCTCGCTGAAGTACTTGTGGTCGTACAGCACGCCCGGACCGAGAATGTCCTGGCGACCGACGCGACGGTTGAACTTCATGCGGCCCACGGCCGAGAGGTCGTAGCGGTCGAAGGTGAAGAACAGGTTGTAGAACAGGTTCTGCGCGGCGTCCTTGGTCGGCGGCTCGCCCGGACGCATCATGCGATAGATTTCCACCAGCGCTTCGAGCTGCGTCTTGGTGTTGTCGATGCGCAGGGTGTGCGACACGTAGGCACCGCGGTCGAGGTCGTTCACGTACAGGGTCGGCAGCGTCTCGATGCCGGCCTTGCGGAAGTTCTCCAACTGCTCGGCCGTGATTTCGTCGTTGGCCTGGGCCAGCAACTCGCCGGTCTTGCTGTCGACGATATCGGTCGCGAGGATGCGGCCGATCGGGTAGTCGTCCGGCACTTCCAGCGCGGTGATGTTTTCGGCGGCAAGCTGACGCACGTGACGCGCAGTGATGCGCTTGCCGGCTTCCACCAGCACCTTGTCACCGATCGTCAGGTC from Dyella sp. GSA-30 includes the following:
- the rpoB gene encoding DNA-directed RNA polymerase subunit beta, encoding MTYSFTEKKRIRKDFGKRPPVLGVPNLLTIQTDSYREFLQEHVAPKQRDEKGLHAALKSVFPIVSYSGNAALEYVDYRLGEPAFDERECRNRGMTFGAPLRVTVRLVIYDKDSPASKKAVKYVKEQEVYMGEIPLMTDTGTFIINGTERVIVSQLHRSPGVFFDHDRGKTHSSGKLLFSARVIPYRGSWLDFEFDPKDALFTRIDRRRKLPVTVLLRALGYNNVEMLDIFFEHNVFHLGKKGGTTLELVAERLRGETLSFDLTIGDKVLVEAGKRITARHVRQLAAENITALEVPDDYPIGRILATDIVDSKTGELLAQANDEITAEQLENFRKAGIETLPTLYVNDLDRGAYVSHTLRIDNTKTQLEALVEIYRMMRPGEPPTKDAAQNLFYNLFFTFDRYDLSAVGRMKFNRRVGRQDILGPGVLYDHKYFSERKEEEAQNLVQQQGVTSDILDVLKVLIEIKNGHGTVDDIDHLGNRRVRSVGEMAENTFRIGLVRVERAVRERLSLAESEGLTPQELINAKPVAAAVKEFFGSSQLSQFMDQNNPLSEVTHKRRVSALGPGGLTRERAGFEVRDVHPTHYGRVCTIETPEGPNIGLINSLAVYARTNSYGFLETPYRKVAGGKVTDKVDYLSAIEEGDHVIAQANSPLDKNGAFIEDFVSCRFRGESELRPASEVDYMDVSPMQTVSVAAALVPFLEHDDANRALMGANMQRQAVPTLRSQTPLVGTGIERAVARDSGVIVSAKRGGVIDQVDAGRIVVRVHEEEVGENDAGVDIYTLTKYTRSNQNTNLNQRPLVNVGDIVAKGDTLADGSSTDLGELALGQNMLIAFMPWNGYNFEDSILLSERVVQEDRYTSIHIEELSCPARDTKLGAEEITADIPNVGEQALARLDESGIVYIGAEVKAGDILVGKVTPKGESQLTPEEKLLRAIFGEKASDVKDSSLRVPPGMDGTVIDVQVFTRDGIEKDKRAKQIEEVELKRIRKDFDDQFRILEGAIYNRMRVQLLGKVAMSGPGGLKRGVEITGEYLDSLKKDDWFKVNVKDEEVTEFLERASDQVKRHKEEFDKRFKEKQAKITQGDDLAPGMLKMVKVFLAVKRRIQPGDKMAGRHGNKGVVSNVVPVEDMPFSANGMPVDIVLNPLGVPSRMNIGQILEVHLGWAAKGLGHKIQKMMEAQAKVAQIREFLDQIYNHHVAGAVQHVDLKSLTDQEIIALATNLQEGVPMATPVFDGAEETEIKAMLRLADLPESGQTTLFDGRTGEAFDRPVTVGYMHYLKLNHLVDDKMHARSTGPYSLVTQQPLGGKAQFGGQRFGEMEVWALEAYGAAYTLQEMLTVKSDDVQGRNQMYKNIVDGNHEMAAGMPESFNVLMKEIRSLGIDFDLEEIK